A genome region from Oncorhynchus keta strain PuntledgeMale-10-30-2019 unplaced genomic scaffold, Oket_V2 Un_contig_2290_pilon_pilon, whole genome shotgun sequence includes the following:
- the LOC118383683 gene encoding acyl-coenzyme A diphosphatase NUDT19: MNTALRHWKEAATVILAAGTRHKLPVDSLTRCVDKGTSAPAISEHSDMPDRLAFDYEVLLLKRSGTSGFMPNAYVFPGGLVDPSDFSSEWLDLFQSFRRSPNFGLGFVKQPPETRPPIFATDRKRLGSLVPGDVAFRICAVRETFEESGVLLVVPKEEESTLFNSIENNLYSQPELTRITDPCDKSELAKWRVLVNENPSNFIRMCRELECLPNIWALHEWGNWLTPTGVYGKQRRYDTAFYMCCLQETPPHTLQDEKEIVHFKWSTPPEILHSYQAREMWIAPPQFYDLSRMCRFPSLQNLHSFSRQRASEGCEQWLPVRMVSDSCYISLLPG; the protein is encoded by the exons ATGAATACGGCTCTGAGACACTGGAAGGAGGCCGCGACGGTCATACTAGCTGCTGGTACGAGACATAAACTCCCTGTAGATAGTTTGACAAGATGTGTCGATAAAGGCACCTCTGCACCTGCGATCAGTGAGCACTCCGACATGCCTGACAGGTTAGCCTTCGACTATGAAGTGTTGTTGTTGAAACGAAGCGGTACCAGTGGTTTCATGCCGAATGCTTATGTCTTTCCCGGCGGTCTGGTGGATCCGTCAGATTTCTCAAGTGAATGGCTTGATCTTTTTCAGTCTTTTCGGCGCTCACCGAATTTTGGACTGGGATTTGTGAAACAGCCGCCGGAGACGAGACCCCCCATCTTCGCCACTGACAGGAAGAGACTGGGTTCTCTCGTTCCAGGTGACGTCGCATTTAGAATCTGTGCAGTGAGGGAAACGTTCGAGGAGTCCGGTGTACTTCTAGTCGTGCCAAAAGAGGAAGAGAGTACTTTATTTAACAGCATCGAGAACAACCTATACAGTCAACCCGAATTAACCAGAATAACTGATCCCTGTGACAAGAGTGAATTGGCTAAATGGAGAGTGCTGGTGAACGAGAACCCTTCTAACTTCATCAGAATGTGTAGGGAGCTGGAGTGTCTACCGAACATCTGGGCTCTGCATGAATGGGGCAACTGGCTGACCCCTACTGGTGTGTACGGGAAACAGAGGAGGTACGACACGGCCTTCTACATGTGCTGCTTGCAAGAAACACCACCTCACACCCTACAAGACGAGAAGGAAATTGTGCACTTTAAG TGGTCCACTCCCCCAGAGATCCTCCACAGTTACCAGGCCAGAGAGATGTGGATAGCCCCTCCACAGTTCTATGATCTCAGCCGTATGTGCCGGTTCCCCTCCCTGCAGAACCTCCACAGCTTCTCCAGACAGAGAGCTTCAGAGGGCTGTGAACAGTGGCTCCCTGTCCGCATGGTGTCAGACAGCtgctacatatcactcctcccaggttag